Proteins encoded in a region of the Cygnus olor isolate bCygOlo1 chromosome 4, bCygOlo1.pri.v2, whole genome shotgun sequence genome:
- the MAB21L2 gene encoding protein mab-21-like 2, with product MIAAQAKLVYQLNKYYTERCQARKAAIAKTIREVCKVVSDVLKEVEVQEPRFISSLSEIDARYEGLEVISPTEFEVVLYLNQMGVFNFVDDGSLPGCAVLKLSDGRKRSMSLWVEFITASGYLSARKIRSRFQTLVAQAVDKCSYRDVVKMIADTSEVKLRIRERYVVQITPAFKCTGIWPRSAAQWPMPHIPWPGPNRVAEVKAEGFNLLSKECYSLTGKQSSAESDAWVLQFGEAENRLLMGGCRNKCLSVLKTLRDRHLELPGQPLNNYHMKTLLLYECEKHPRETDWDEACLGDRLNGILLQLISCLQCRRCPHYFLPNLDLFQGKPHSALESAAKQTWRLAREILTNPKSLDKL from the coding sequence ATGATCGCCGCGCAGGCCAAGCTGGTGTACCAGCTCAACAAATACTACACGGAGCGCTGCCAGGCCCGCAAGGCGGCCATCGCCAAAACCATCCGGGAGGTGTGCAAGGTGGTGTCGGACGTGCTGAAGGAGGTGGAGGTGCAGGAGCCGCGCTTCATCAGCTCCCTGAGCGAGATCGACGCCCGCTACGAGGGGCTGGAGGTGATCTCGCCCACCGAGTTCGAGGTGGTGCTCTACCTCAACCAGATGGGCGTCTTCAACTTCGTGGACGACGGCTCCCTGCCGGGCTGCGCCGTGCTCAAGCTGAGCGACGGCCGCAAGCGCAGCATGTCCCTCTGGGTGGAGTTCATCACCGCCTCGGGCTACCTGTCGGCCCGCAAGATCCGCTCCCGCTTCCAGACGCTGGTGGCCCAGGCCGTGGACAAGTGCAGCTACCGGGACGTGGTGAAGATGATCGCGGACACGAGCGAGGTGAAGCTGCGCATCCGGGAGCGCTACGTGGTGCAGATCACGCCCGCCTTCAAGTGCACCGGCATCTGGCCGCGCAGCGCGGCGCAGTGGCCCATGCCGCACATCCCCTGGCCCGGCCCCAACCGGGTGGCGGAGGTGAAGGCGGAGGGCTTCAACCTGCTCTCCAAGGAGTGCTACTCGCTGACGGGCAAGCAGAGCTCGGCCGAGAGCGACGCCTGGGTGCTGCAGTTCGGCGAGGCCGAGAACCGCCTGCTGATGGGCGGCTGCCGGAACAAGTGCCTCTCGGTGCTCAAGACGCTGCGCGACCGGCACCTGGAGCTGCCGGGGCAGCCGCTCAACAACTACCACATGAAGACGCTGCTGCTGTACGAGTGCGAGAAGCACCCGCGGGAGACCGACTGGGACGAGGCGTGCCTGGGCGACCGGCTCAACGgcatcctcctgcagctcaTCTCCTGCCTGCAGTGCCGGCGCTGCCCCCACTACTTCCTGCCCAACCTAGACCTCTTTCAGGGCAAGCCCCACTCGGCCCTGGAAAGCGCCGCCAAACAGACCTGGAGGCTAGCCAGGGAAATCCTCACCAATCCCAAAAGCCTCGACAAACTATAG